In Porites lutea chromosome 8, jaPorLute2.1, whole genome shotgun sequence, the genomic stretch gtttcaccaaaatcgcaaagacccaattcgagaaattcagcggtttccaaatttaggtcataatttatgcgaaaatgataagcaaactttacaagGATTATAtgtaataaactatgagattcatctctgtattttgggcatccttataacagatgggtccttgcaagtcagcaaaacaatttagggccttgtatatgcgcgcgatttcgagcaaagcaaacatttagaaattatagttttcgctatttgttgacgtttttcagcgtttaagagtcaatctcacgaaaaaagcattttcttaaaaattcgtagttttttttccttcaaattttttcagggccacaattgataaactcactacccggactctgaattttatggtcattgaaaaactgtgacattatcttctataagcccaaacttgagtaaacattgaagatttttagcgttttggctgagtttgtgctttggcagttgtctattgtttctagtctgtcattatacagcattcttgttcagcacgcgtgcaatgaccacgcttggctagAGAGAGGCTACCTTTTGCGTCCTTTACAAATTAAACTCGGCAACACTTTGTAAATATGCCCACTGGAGAGCCATGTAGATCCTCTCTCTGCTACCACGCCCCTCCCTAACCCCTCAAGATCAAACCCCATCACCCCTTGTCAGTCCTTGGTACCTGCACGATGCCATCCAAATGACAGAGTGGTAGTGGCAGGCTTTGTAGCTATCCATAAGGCTAACAACGAGATCATAAAACCAGCAAAATCTGACATCAAATGTGCGGCGTCTGTCACGATAGCGAGACTATTAGCTAAATATCCACCTGAAATAATGATGAATAGAAAGAAGTATTAGTGAATGCAAGAGCCATAATGCGACCATTTGAGCTATAATACAGCACTTTGGCTCTTGTGAATGCTGCATTGGACTGAGAGGACACAAAGTCGTCAATTATCGTAAATCCTCCCCTGCCCCCTCAAATACGCCTCTCCGTTTTAGGGGAACAAAGctaataagccccctctctcttttaaaatcgAGGTTGTATTGAGATTTAAGGAAGTCAAGGAAGAAGGTGCCAAGTGGGTAAACAAGCAATTGACTGAGTTACTTGATAAAGTTAATCAGAAgttagaaaaagataaaaaaaaatcctattaTTAATGTCAAGAACCTTTTGGCGCAAACTCGTGttattaaaataatagattCATGAAGGTTTCTGCTGGTGTCAAattgataataattaattcttGAAAGTCTTTGCTGGTGTCAAGTTGACAAATTTTATAAGCAATATATACAGTAATGGGAGTAGTTTTTAGCAAAACTGAAACCTCGTTTAAAACTTAAGCTCTACAAAATAAACACGCACGTATTCCGCCGCACAATTCAAATTCGCCGCGCAAAGTGCCCccgccccccttccccccacctTCGAACGCCTACATCACACAGGctacaatggaggacaaaatTCTTAGGACAATTAACACGATTTGCCTTAAGTTTTCCCCCtttccccctctcccccaagcAATGTTGTAGTTTGTGCACCCCTGTACACTTACCCTGTTCTAAAAGTGTTTCTTCGTCCCAACATTgtttggagggggaggggagggccaGTCGCGGTATCCAAGGGGTTAGAGAAGTGCATATTATGCTACATCTGAACATTTGATAAGCTAAGGATGTGGAAGGAAGGTTTTCCATAACCGTTCCAAGGAtttttgtcctccattgtagCTGTACACTACCTTACAGCAAAAGTGTACAAGATAATTATAAATAGTCGCAGCAAGCAGTTAATTACAGGTTAACGCACTCGTTGCTcgtgaattatcgggatttacctgcacgagttcactaacaatgaacgaGAAATTTCAATACCGCACGAGGCCGCCGAGTGCGGTATTGAAAATTTCgagttcattgttagtgaacgagtgcaggtaaatcccgataattcacgAGCAACGAGtgcgttaacatttttattattcaaattgaatacactgcacaaagaaacactacactgaaacaactatatactaggtaaaccagacaaaatgctggttttgaatttaatacgtttcaaagttaataacaaattaatcatactttttacaaaatatatccgaaactacatgaacatggttgttaaatgaacaccgaatgactttatttaaaaaaggtttaaaatgactttctgaaaaaatttaacaagcagtAAACGTCTTTCTCAACGTCTCTATTGCAATGAGTTTGACACGAACGTAAGCTCAGTTATCAACTTACttctttgtaatgtttatgTTGATTTGACAGTCTTTGAATTCTGCACGTGAAAGGACGTTAAGCGTTGGAGAATGGTTTAAATTAGCCACTACATTCTGTACATTGTGGCTTTGACTGTTTTGTGTTAGATTTTCGATGTTATTCACAGCACCGACTACCGCGCCGGACGTAGACTCCTTCGAATCATGACCAACTCTAGCAAGAATATTGGAGGATTCTTTGTACTTTTCCAGGCTTTGTCTGTCACAATACGACTTAACGCTGCTCTCGCTTCTGTGGCCTGAAGTCTGCATAATTCTATGAATGGGTATTCCAGCTTCATCCAGAGCAGAGATGGTTGTAGATCTAACACAATGGTTTGTGTAGACCTTGCTCAAGCTTGCCGCGAGCGATATTTCCTTCATCATGTCACCCAGTTTATTCACTCCAATCGGTGAATTTTCAAACCATATTTCGTCGCTAGggagaaaatttctctttggtttctgaAACAGTGCAGTTTGATTAGGATTGAGGACGCtgagaaactttttgaaatattttacaggaCAATTTGACATTCCAGTGCTGAACATTTTTGGATCACTTTCGTCGGCTTTATCTCCGAGACCGCCTTGgtggtttttcgttttttcactgATAGACATCTCCACATATTCACCGCCGTTTGCATCTTTCTTAATGACAAAACTATCTGGTGTTAAGGATCGAAGATTTTCCCTTCCACGGCGACAGAAGTGAAGGCTGATGTTGAACCAGTTCACGCGAAGTAAACTTATTGGGGTTTCGtcactgaaaactttcgtctcgTAGCACTTTTGGATGTCTTCGGGAGAAATAGATGGATGATGTTGAACTTTCGCAAAGCCTTGAGCTTTAAGCTTCTTTAGTTTAGCACTCAgggatttatttgcaattttaaatagcGGATCTCGTACGATAGAAATGCCGCTAAACTCTGGCAGTGTGTTCAAGTGGCGATCAATGGCCGCTCTGATGGACAAGTGCGCTGAAGCACTGTAATGCTCTGTCGGCGATTTCCTTAATTCTTGATAGAATTTCTTTAACCTCTCAGAGAGAACTTCTGGTGAAAGACTTTCCAAAAcctcacttgggtattttttggataaccagtctaaaagacaaacaaaagaaaaaaatacttacaatgatgattttgttcaaagtcggcaaaactgttgacaacacgcaaaaataaggttcaactagcgtgaatgaaaaatttaaaattcgcaaCCTTACCTTTCAAAACAGATATTCCCCAAGCAGTTGCTTTCTTGGTGTTTTTAGGAACTGCATCATCAATGAGGGAATCGATGTCTGCTTCGGACAAATCTTCAAACTTTGAGTCGCCCGAAGCCATGGTGTAAAGACAGTGGTGTATTGAATTTACACCACGGCTATTACACCACGataatgacgtcaaggcggttGTTTCGTCATAACTCAGTGTCACGTGGcacaaatcaaccaatcagaaaatcagaattcgtacagtgtatgaaatttgaataataaaaggaaTTCGTATGAAAGGCTAGTCATCCATGAAGCCAGACTGCGCAAAAAGTTGGAGTGATTAAACTGAAATTATTATTTGAAGTAGCCACCATACGGGAGACCATTCTTTAACTGTTGGGGTGTAAACATATATACTGTAATGTATTCCTCGTTACAGGcgactacaaaaaaaaaaaaagaaaaaaatggataTTTATGGCTGTTATGTCCATTGTGGTAAATGATATTGGTAGTAAATTGATATGACGGATTTGCGTGAGTGATAACGTTCTTTTGTTGGGCTCTGTCAAAGCAAAATAATATAAGCAGGACAAAGAGACATTTCTTACCAACAAATTCAAAAATCATGAATAATAAGCAAAGAAAGCTGGCGATTCTGAGTCTTCGTGTTGCCCCTTCCTTGGCCTTCTTCATtgtcaattgttttttgacaaCAAGACAAGAAATTTAAACACATGGCAGTGGGAGGTTACCCAATACAAGACCTGCTAAAGTACCTGTTACTTTCTTAATTGATCAGTAAATGAATGGTAATATGGCAACGAGCACTTGATTAACTTTAAATGCGAATAAACTGATAAGGAAATGACTAATTAATTAAAGAAAACTGGgagaaaaagaaccaaaattcAAGATAGTGCCCATGAGGCAAACATCACCACACTGCTGGTATTGGCTCCACATAAACAGTTCACGCAGTTAAATATCTTATATAGAACAAAATGAAGcttaaattttacaaagaatcaCCATTTTTTGGTCAGCAATTActccttttgttattttcaatCAATGGTTAAATTCTTCCCCTTTCCGATGACAGCAACGAAATATCTCAGCTTGTGAACTTGTCTgcctcaaaattaaaattcgacAAACTGAGATGGTCCAAGAGttttttgaaattcattttcttcGAAAAAATATGGAATAGATTGAGTATAACCCCAAGAATAATAGGGAATAGTTTGCCCCAAAATTTCGTAATAGTACTTCGGGGTTCGAAGAAAATCCCCCTATTACCTCTCTTCAAAGGGTATGACCATATGTCCTCATCTATTctattgaaattaaaatgataGTAGAGGATGGATGTAATCTTTATAACGAGGTAGAGTGAGCAATTACGCGGTCGAACTCGCTCCGCCTCAGCTCTCCTTTATTTTAATGCATGTCAACCTGACCTCAGTTACGGCCAAATGAAGCGGGTACCACATGGTTTAGCATATAGTCATATTATCTTGCCAAATATTTATGCTGTCTGGTAGGTATTCCTAGCCTCTTAGTCAGTAGTCAAGGCCAGAGGTAACCAGGCAACGTATCAACTGTCCAAAGGTAACGAGATctccatttcttttttcaatgaTTCGTCCCACACTGGTCTCTATAGTCTCTATGTGACCGTGGTAGATCGATGTACGAGTTAAGCACTCTCCTGTCTAATTTATTAACATATCCTAGTAATAACCAAAAGTTACGGAGTGCGGTCGACAACGATCGAATGTCAAAACGCTATTGTTCCATCGCTGTGGTTTGCGTAAGTTTTGCGTGACAGATCTgatagtcaaaacacgcgtgaacAGGTTACTAGTGATAGGAGGTCCAAACGCGCTTGATATAGTTGctttctgtgcattccattctttcttagtggaagtccaaacgaatgctggttacatacatgcgacgcatgcgtaatgaCAACCTAGAGATTAGGATTGCCAGCTCCTTTTGTCGTCCGCAATTAAGCTtatatcttttttcaggggcacccaacgagaatatagttcaaaaccacttaaacacagcatgttaaacttattttaatatttaaacggtagatataggcatatttttatcccctaaaaatttttcatctgttcggatttcctagctgaaagtctagtgatccgaaaattatagggatcaaaacttaccttttcgaaaatttcagccagaaaaaaggctcccgaaaattctaggtgtaCTTTtaacggtaaaaatccgttaaaaatgggcaattatagtagtttttagatgttcgaaaatcctaggagaggcaggcaagcaagaaattttacaacaaatgttccgaaaattctagatctcaaatcgtcttccgaacagatattttccgaaaattgtccttgggtgcccctgttttctAAACCGTTATGCCACTCTAATGACTGTTGCGTTCCTCGCTAATTTGTGCAAGTCACCCTCTCCCTTCTGATCTATTCTAATATAAACTAAGTTTACAGTTCgtcaaaaaaattcatttcatttagtcGATGATTTATTATGATCTTTGATCTTTGTTGTCATCAAGAGGCCTTTGCCATTAACTTAGTTTGGTTACTTTTGATTAACAAAGTTTGCCTCTTCTAATTTTATGATGTATAAAGATGTATAGAAATCTATTAATAGTAAAGTATAATAGGTTTCTATGCACAAGGATTGTCTTCGAGTATCTTCTGTTATTAAAGAAcacaaaagggtttgttgtctTATTTACCTTTTCTTGATGGAAcattgtttgttttcctttgttgtgGAATGTGTGGAAAAAATACCAGAATATCTACGTTAAGGGAAAGATTCATTACAAACTACCTGTACTCTAAGCGAAAATGGCACGGAGATTTCGCACACCGTACGGTAAACGTATTCCTTGTTCTTGGTATCTTTGATTCTTAACTTGCAACTTAGTCAGGCTAATCCGAGATTTGATGATTGAGCCACAGCGAGAAGATATCGTCGATTTTAATGATGTTTTTTCGAATCGAATCGGATGAAAACTAAGAGCGCTTGAAAGCTACTATGCACTTGGTAAATTAGTACTAAACGGAAGAGAGTGGAAGAGAAAGTCAAAACTCTCATTAGTGTTTTTGATACAGCTTGAGTGAGTTTGAGCAAAGCAGTTAAGCCTGATATTTAGGCACAGACTGAAAAAGATTCGTCAATAGGGGCGTATTTCTcggaaatttttgctttagtAGTTAAACCATGACTGCCATTGTAGTGTAAAGCTCAAACCCTCTACGAAAATAGCACTCTATATCTAGTGTGATCGCCAAAATCAAGTTATGACTAAACATtttgggtcggttatttaaGAGAAGActaacttagaccgcggttAATAAGCACTCTTTGAACCTCCAAATCTTTTCCTTAGTGGATTAATTTGAgaagacaaatgcttttctTGTCTACGCCATGAAACTGTTCACAACAAATGGTGTTTACATAAAAGCgttcggcaaactgaaaatgtatGGATTAAAAcgtggttttgttaaacactagctaaactccgtttaaataactggccctttGTGTTCTTCTCTCTTCTAGTTGGTTTAAGTGAAGCGTTTTATGTCGACTTCTGGCTAGCGATACTGGCCGAGTACCTCGCTACGTTGTTTTTAATGTTCGCTGTCTCGGGATCAGCTTTGAGATGGGAAGGTGCCCCCACTATATTTCAGCAAGCTCTTGCAGCAGGACTTTGCACCGCCTCTTCAATTCAGGCTTTCAGATCTGTGAGTTTACCTCTTGTTCACGCAAATCCAGCTGTGTCACTTGCCGCTTTCATCACTTCAGATGCTGGTTTGATTCGAATGATTTGCTCCATCGTCGCTCAAATGTTTGGAGGTAGGAAATAAGTACAAATGTGTGTCTCGCTAAACCTCGTTAATCTCGGGACGCAGCGTAAGCTAAAAGCCCTATCCTGACACCGAGCAGGACTGAACTGGAtaacaactactactactactactgagTACTACCAGAATCCACTTCGATTTTCCTTTTGATATTTATCCACTTGTTGCCCTAAATTCCCTAAAAGCTCCGAAAAGTTCTATTTTTCCATGAAGGGAACTTATGACATACTGCCGAGGCAGAAACGAACATGACATTCTTCTCTAAAGAGGAGATTGGTTGTCAAAAGTTCTCTACGGCAGCAGAACAATgcattttagtatatactaaaacagtggatagtgtttttcgcgccctctgattggctactcaatcagtgaatatcctgcactattcaccgATTCACCTCcggttcctccgagcgagcgacgctaAACTCGCGTATTTGCTGCcgataacaaacaaagaaatttcataactaatcaagcaagctgttcccgaaatacccgaagaaggtgacgaagttcggattggaagttttaacaggtaaagcttgtctttttgacacgaatttatcgataaaaccggtgaaaaagttttttgtttacaaatgcaaattaagtttaagtcttgcttactttatttatttgagttgttcataaataagcttaaaactaaatttaataatctttttttatagaatgattttaaatacaaaaagaattcacaactccttttgaagaaatttccccgcaagaggtaaacaaatgccttcaaatgttttaattgtCAGCAAGataaagcgacggccgcggccgcccggtcattacgcgccaaaattgtaatcgttggcaacagtatttgagttaaaaatcgtcatttttgtgctcaattatgtcactgttttagtatatactaaaacaattattcacctcagtgtcggtggctagtcgtggatatttacctcactgcttcgcagttcggtaaatatccaggactagccacctccacttcggtgaataattgttatttattttggaTAAGTTAGAGCAGGCCCATCATTTGGCGTTGACCCTCCACCGTTTCTTTGAAATCCTAACACGGTAGAAAATCTCTTCTTCTTTGCATATTTCTGCCTGTTTTTCAGCTATCACTGGTACGGGAGTTGTAATGGCCATAAGTCCTGCCCATGCTCGCGGGAAGCTGGGAGCAACGTTCCCAGGAAGAGACGTAAGTGGTGTCCAGGCCTTTGGAGTTGAGTTGATTGCGTCGTTTCTACTTGTGCTTACGATGCTGTCATCTATTGACGCTAAAAAAGAGGCGGCCCGGAGGGATTATGGGACAGCTGCTGCACTGGGTGTGGTCGTCACTCTGTGTTATCTCATCGCGGTAAGTTAAAAATAAGACTATTTTGGCTGTTAAATTAAGTTATCCAATAGTTCTTGCGAATGTGGCTCTCTCGGTGACCCAACGCGTCTTCTGGGCCAAGCGGAAAGAACCAAGAAAGACTTAGCTAGAAGGCTATTTATGTGAGCAAATAGGTTGGTGGGAGCTCCGGAGGATCGAATAGAGGGTGGGAGCGGTTCGGGGATGGGCTATGAGAGACGGAAGAGGAAAGGGGGGAAGTGGAAGGGAGAATCAGGGGTAAATTTCGCAACAATGCTTAATATATCGCAATCGAACGAGGGCTTAAAGACCCACTGCATGTGCCCCAACCCCACTGTTTATCTGCGGCCTTATACATGTACTGATCTCAGAATGTTAATGCTGATTGATCggttttcaaaaactttcaCTCTACGTTCAGTTACCGAATCTGAAAACGGTTCTATCAACTTAAATGAGGAAGCCTGCTAAAACGGCAAAGCGGGAATCATACCTGTAGATATAAGAGGAGTAAGGATGCACAAACATCAATTTGTTGATTCAGTCTTTATTGCCTTGCAGCTACCGATAACTGGTTGCGGAGTGAACCCAGCGAGATCTTTTGCTCCAGCCGTCATAACAAACACTTGGAATGAACACTGGGTACAATTTAGCGAAGGCTCGTAGAATAGGAGCGAATTTGTtggtttcgtctgtggcgcatgCTAGGGTTTAAGAAGTGTTACCGCACTTTGTGGTTCGCTGAAACGTCCGGCCCGccattagcctgcgaacagcagacgcatttttcattttttttcgtcacttctctccctccgaaaatacgcctgctgttcgcaggctagcacGCCATGtacttttcagactttttcaacCACTGCAATCAGAACTTGACTCAGATTGTTCTTGGTTTGCGCTCAAACGCGTTTTCAGGCGCCTGATTCATTGGTTTACGACAGTTTCTTGGTAATTCGGACGGTCGCGGGCACCAAATGACGAAAAGACACTGACTGATCCAACAATATTTTGCGGCACTAACCAAGAAA encodes the following:
- the LOC140946270 gene encoding aquaporin-5-like, coding for MARRFRTPYVGLSEAFYVDFWLAILAEYLATLFLMFAVSGSALRWEGAPTIFQQALAAGLCTASSIQAFRSVSLPLVHANPAVSLAAFITSDAGLIRMICSIVAQMFGAITGTGVVMAISPAHARGKLGATFPGRDVSGVQAFGVELIASFLLVLTMLSSIDAKKEAARRDYGTAAALGVVVTLCYLIALPITGCGVNPARSFAPAVITNTWNEHWVYWAGPILASVLAAFLHCLLFKERKYLRRSSSEEENNDPIINSSEAKI
- the LOC140946261 gene encoding uncharacterized protein KIAA1958-like is translated as MASGDSKFEDLSEADIDSLIDDAVPKNTKKATAWGISVLKDWLSKKYPSEVLESLSPEVLSERLKKFYQELRKSPTEHYSASAHLSIRAAIDRHLNTLPEFSGISIVRDPLFKIANKSLSAKLKKLKAQGFAKVQHHPSISPEDIQKCYETKVFSDETPISLLRVNWFNISLHFCRRGRENLRSLTPDSFVIKKDANGGEYVEMSISEKTKNHQGGLGDKADESDPKMFSTGMSNCPVKYFKKFLSVLNPNQTALFQKPKRNFLPSDEIWFENSPIGVNKLGDMMKEISLAASLSKVYTNHCVRSTTISALDEAGIPIHRIMQTSGHRSESSVKSYCDRQSLEKYKESSNILARVGHDSKESTSGAVVGAVNNIENLTQNSQSHNVQNVVANLNHSPTLNVLSRAEFKDCQININITKK